ATTCTTCTATATATATAGAGTAGATGATGTCACCATATCGCAGATGAAACACAACGGATCGAGTTCGGTCCATTCCGTTCTGGTTCTGTCCACATATTACCAACACTCTATATCGCTTACAACTTTTTCCAAGCATACAATAATAACGGTAACGAATGTTAAATATCTGTTTATTCCATTTCAGTTAATTTTTCTACACAATGGAGGATGCTCAAGCACAACTACTTGTAAACATTCAAAACGATATTGCCAGCGGTACGTTCAATGACATCCAAATTATATGTAAGGACGGAAAAACAACCGGAAGCCGCATCGTACTGGCAGGAATGTCATCATATTTCCGGGCTATGTTGACTTCCGATATGACAGAGAGTCAGACGGGCGTCTTGAACCTTCCCACGGTGTCGTTGTCGGTGTTGCAAGACGTCATCAAAATGTATTTGTGTGGAATTAACCTAGTGAATGAAAACAACTGTGTGGAGGTATTAGATGTTGCAGAGATGATGCAACTTCAATACATCAAAAAACTCTGTAACATCTACCTGAGGGAAGGTCTGGTATTAACTGTAGAAAACTGTTTAAATTGGTGGAGAATTTTCAAATTGTACCATTTTCTTAATTTGTCCAACCGAGCATTTTGCTATTTGGCTGAAACGTTTGTTGATTTTGTTCAAACAGAAAATGTAGTTCAGCTGTCAAAGGAAGAATTTCTGCAAATCATTTCAAGAGatgatttaaaatgtaaagaaaacatcaTACTGAAAGGTGCCATGAAGTGGATTGTGCATAATAATCCGGATCACGATGACGTCAAAACTATTTTTGAAAAGATTCGTCTAGATATTGTTGACTCACAGTTTCTGATTAATGAAGTGATATTTTCAGATAttgtttgtaaaaacaaatctgtTCAGGAAATGATACAAAAATCACTAAATTTACTTAATCAACGCACAGCCTACTCAAGGTTCAGTTCTCAAAGACATGATGTGTTTGTTCTCCATCAAAACAACAAGTCACTTCTGTCTTGCTTCACGTCAGATGGCAAGTGGGAAGACGTCCCACCAGCCCCAGTAGATCCTGGAGACTTTTATTCTGCAGCAAGTGCGGATGGCAAGATTTATATCACTGGTGGTAGTATCAAGAAGAAATGTACATTACTTTATGACACCATTACTAGAATGTGGGCAGTTGGTCCAGACCTCACACACGAACGTTACTACCACTGTATGGCCACAGCTAACTCTAAAGTGTACTCGATAGGTGGCAGATATTATAACACAATAGAAGTAATGAACGAGTGTGAGAGGGACTGGCAGGTTGTTGGAGATTTGGGGTTTAGACGAGACCACACTTTCCCTGTTACAATTGGTCAGAACATTCTCGTCATGGGAGGAAGGGCAGGCTCAACCGGGACAGATGTTATCCAGTGTTTCAACACCACAACTCAGGCGGTCAGTCAGCTGAACACAAAGTTACCTTGTAGCTCTAAGTCATTAAGAGGCTTTGTTCACCTCCCAGATATTTATCTGTTAGACTACGACGGCCACGTGGTGCACCTCCAGGTCACCAACACAGATGCAGAAATCCAGATTGAGATTAAATCCACAGCGGAATGGAAATCTCTTTCTTATTGTTTTGGTGTAACACACCGAGATGGAAGCTTGCTGTGTTTTACAAAAGACGGAATTAGCAACTTTAACCTCGCTGAAGGTAAACAAGAACAGAATACATTCCCCAAGCCACTTAAAGCTGGTGTGGTATACAACGCATTTACAATGTGATCTTTCATTACATTCAGAATTATAACACGCCTTGTGTTCTATAAAAAGCTTAGTACAACAAACGGAACTACGGAACCCAGTATAAGGATTGTTCATTAACCTCGGTGAGGCACCTGCCCTTGTGTTCAGAGACAAGCTTGGTATAACAATCGAAATTTCCAAACACAGTGTAAGGATTGCTCATTAACCTCGGTGAGGCACCTGCCCTTGTGTTCAGGATAGAATCGAACAGAATAAAATAGAGCAGAATATACGtgtaacgacatcccagcacattgtgTTCAGAGACAAGCTtagtataacaaacaaaacttcTGAACATAGTATAAAGATTGTTTATTAATCCTTTGGAGTATAAGGATTGTTCATTAATATCAGTAAAACATCTCGCATTGTGTTCATAGACAAACTTATTATAACGAACAAAACTACTGAACGCAGTATTAGGATTGTTTATATCATAGACAGATTTGTACTGACAACAAAACGAACTGCTAAACAAAATGCATGGACTGTTCATTATTCTCAATATGATAACTTTCTTGGTGTTCTGTGAAAAGCTTAGTAGTAGGCCCGTATCATCGATGTGttaagtgtgtgtatgtgcaggtatgtgtgtgtgtggggggggggggggcacaatagCTAATGGTGTGCGCTAAGTCAGTGTTTATCTTCATTCATATAGAAGAAAACAACGTGTACACTTTTGTCCTTAAAAGAAgaaccctccccctcccccaacccatCCCCTGGTCTGTAGTAATAGAAACAAAACTACTATACAAACTGAAATGACTGTTCATTAATATCCAGTGTGCATGCATTTTCCTTTTGGTCAACGGTAGCGATATtacgagaaaaaaaaccactTGCTACATTGAACTGCATGTGTAATTGATTTGTAATGTAGGGTTAGTACCTCTACTATTGATATATGGATGGCGAATTTGGCAAATGAAAGTAGATATGTtctcaaataattaattttactgGATGTCCAGTGGAGAGAACATGCACTATATTAGGTAGCACATTTCCCTGAGGAGTGATGGGCCGTGGGGTCAATTGCCCCCAGTTTACAGATTTGCTAATGTCTGTCTGACGGGTTAGTATACAACTGGCAAGGTATAgcgcttgttttgtttttttatgtatatcaGTCTGCCTTTTGATTTGTGTTGTAGGGAGAATTTGGGAACTTTGAAAAAGTGGCCTCTTAAGACTTATACTAGCTAATGACCCCTAGAAATGCAGTATAATTGGGGTTTAAATTTCTCCacaattgattttttaaagCAGCATAGCGAAACTTTGGTAACCCTCTCGTCCAATGGATATATGCCAGTGGCGTGGCCATGATGTTGAGCACTtgccaatattttttttacttgttttaaaaatatttctcttgCCAAATTCATTTTATCTTGGAAAGTGTGATGGAAACATTGTCAACCCAGTCTTGACCTTATAACCACAATATCCAGACAACTATCTTTTAGATAATTAGTTTATAGAAAACGACAATAAATGCTATTATCTGCCTGAATGAGGACTGCCATTCTAGTGTGCTAACACTCTGGCAAAAACAGATatacatgaaataatatatctaCCAAGGAACtgtaaatattgatttattaatcatcggctattgaatgtcaaacatttggtaattttgacatattgttatATAGTAAACCTGGTACATTTtgtttcccattagcagcaagggatctttttatgtgCGGGTACTTTCttacagataggataacacacacTACTGTCCTTGATATACATGTGCTCACATATATTTTAGGTTAATATACTTTACTTTAATAGTAGCAAAAATGGGTCATCTTGACCTTGTGTTGACTTCGTGACCCGTAAATGGCATTTCTAAATGTGCAAACcggttttattttaatcagtaaTGTGTAAATAACCATTTTCAGAGTGTTGTCAGAGTTTAACATTTTGGTTTATCAGAACTACTGTTTTTCATATTGGTCTCCTAACTACATATGAACTATGTTGTGATTTGAGACTGTTGCCAtctgtatataaaacataaaaaatcaaataatagCCAAAACTTTGGCTTTAAATATTTGAGCAGGACAATAGTACACAAAGTCtaaatattatagtttattgCATACACGtttactatattataatattattaaactcacatttataaccctTTATTGCCCGATTACACAAGTggaatacatatacacacttCGATCACTCCACTTTCGATCTCTCAATCTGAAGCGACGATCCCGGCCGAGTTGCTGTACAGACTAGTAATAACGACCTTCaaacactcaaacttcgaaaacTCTATAAAATCGATATctcgacctaattctttggtTCCGCCATAAAgagtatgcacctctaaaactcgacgtgtgtggattgatcaaactgttgttgccgatagtattttatagacgaatgtattgtcaaacAGTGTAAGCTTCtacgaacaaaatattttgaggccaaaaaaatgtttctatttattatttatttaataatatattaataacaagaaTTGTAAATtacacagttgtaactgaaatattctgaataattatattttacaatatatctcTACTCTTATATCGCagaatgtatctatattgttaatacacttatctctataatgtaatatcatgtactgtatttgtatttgtattcatataggTATCAAGCAATGCACTCCTATTATTTGTACCCTTCtgttaaccatcttgtcaaaatcagaatatgtatgttcctcaGCCGTTGTCATAAAGTTCTATTCTGTCAATCATGTCAATGAAGCGAAGCGCACCTGTCTCGGGTGGTTTTGGCTGTCGATGATTATagtgataattacagaataatagatcgccgactaagcAGAACGAAATGATCCTGTGTTTGGTAGTCCGTGTTCGTCCGTGGTGGAGAGCCTCGCTACGCCATACTAAAATTACAGGCATAGTCTGGTTAATTTCAaagagcatttgtaataattgttaacgCAGTTTTTTGCTCTCAGAGGCGTGAATCGTGTCAAACTTTAACTGTTCTATTTatgtatcagttaatgtttatcaattaccagTCATTTACATGTAGCTATGTTAACAATTCATACATCATAGATCGACCAAACTATGTCAACGTTACTTTCTGttacttatatatgtatgtaaatgccttcttttttctgtcaataaatacatgtagcctatgTTTAAGCATTGGTCTTAAAGTCGCTGACCctgtttcagcccgtgaaaatggatataaatttgtataagtctacaaacatttttttaattatttatttaatgttttttaattttttttataaaagtgtCATCTGTCATGGATTTATAAAATGGCAATATAGTAGACTTGCCCATCTTGCATGTTTCAATATGTTGACTTACCCATACAATTCTAGTAGAAATGTCTCTaatagttttgttgtttgtgaAGTGGTACCCTGTATCTAAGTTCTTAACCTGTGTCGACAATATGATTTTCATGGCATCCTCTCCTATGACGTGAACAACATTAGTCCACACCTCgccaatatcatatattaggaataaatgTAATGCGTTATGCTCACCAGAAAAATCTCCGtttcttttaaatttcatttatacttaatGTTCTCAGTTAGTCCGTATCTGTATGTCCAACGTGATGACTCCACCAACCTGTATTTGTATGGATCATCTCACTCTGTTTGAGACaatcatgtttttaataaacagaaataaaactaCCTCCTCTCGGTGGACCCAAACGTTTGTGCAAAACGAACAGAAAGAACAATGAAAAACGGGATATGCTGCATTTTGAAGTTTGTTCTGTCTAGCTTCTCTATATCTCTCCCAAAGTTATCAAAGGgtcaacaaaacaatttaaccaactttttttttttttaaacaaacctgaaacaaaactccaattcatattaattattgcacgagtttataaaaaacgacaacaacaaaaaaacccactttgtgttgtttaacgacaccactggagcacattgattagtattaatcatcggctattggatgtcaaacatttggtaattctgacacgtagtcggaggaggaaacccgctacgtttttcataatgcagcaagggatattttatatgcaccatcccacagacaggatagcacataccacggcctttgatataccagttgtggtgcactggctggaacgagaaatagcccaataggcccaccgacgaggatcgatcccaagtgAGGATTATTTTGCATAGTAATATAAcccaataatgtttttatttaggtGAACTGAAACGCACCAGATCTGATCGGTTAAGTGGTCAGGATTAATTATGCCAGTGGGTGTCCGGGGGTATGTCCCAAGGGCTCACAATGCTAGTGATATCTAGAGGATCTGGGGTCATGCTCCCCCGTGCAACTTTTAAAATTGAATGACTATAAATAccttttcttggcatctgaatcataaaatcagttatttttaaACTAGTGTTCGGTATTCGGTCTGAAATTTGTATTCGAATAGTTTATGGAAATCATGAGCGAATACTAAATATACAACAGTTGACGCATCAAACTAACTGGGTTGTCTATAGTTTGAGTTGTGCGTGTAGTTTAATTGGTGTCACGGGTAGTGCAGGCgttttaagctgtatcctaaccggacgcgagcgattattttagaaatcattgatttccattgcCGTATCttaaccgcacgcgtgcgacgcgacgcAATGGAAATCGATGACTTCTAatataatcgctcgcatcgctaaCGGCCTGTTAGAATAGTGCTTTAACGATTACACCATGCCAACTATATGGTATTACCTGGACAACGTGTTTGGTATTAGTGTTATCAATAAGGAAAACTTGCCCATGAACGACAGACCGAAAATGCAGACCCAGAGAGACCGAAGGAGAAATGGAGGGGAGAcccaaggaaggaaggaaggaaatgttttatttaacgacgcactcaacacagttatgtacgattatatggcgtcagacatatggttaaggacctcacagatattgagagagaaaacccgctgtggccactccatgggctactccatgggctactcttttcgattagcagcaagggatcttttttatacaccatcccatagacaggatagcacataccacggtttttgatgtaccagtcgtggtgcactggctggagcgagaaatagcgttatgggcccactgacgggaatcgatcccaaaccgaccgcacatcaagcgagcgctgtaccactggacccAAAGAGGACAGCTGTTCATTATCTTGGAGTTCTCAGTCGCAGTGTCAACTCAATCGAGATACCTAGGTGACATTCACCCAATAGCTGAGActtatatattatctgtatcactatgttgttaacttgttaatcatGGTTCATGTTGGAAAGAAACATaagaaactacatcaccaacttgtgaCTTCTGTTCCGTCATTTACATTCGTCAGAAAATAAGAACAAGGAAAAACTACACTGTGCTACTAGTATTGAAATATTCGCTCGTCATTTCcatcgaatattcgaataccatTTTCAGACCGAATACCGAACACTAATATATAACTTGTTTAGAAATAGCAGGTGATGATGTTCAAAATAATATGTGTCTAAGCTTGCctcaacaattacaaaacagaCATATAACAGACATGTGAATGTCAACATAAATAGAACgtataataaagaaagaaggaaggagggaaatcttttatttaacgacgcactcgacacattttatatacggttatattgcgtcagacatatggttaaggaccgcacagatattgagagaggaagcccgctgtcgccacttcatgggctaccattttcgattatcagcaagggatcctttttatatgcgccatcccacagacaggatagtacataccacagcctttgttacaccagttgtggagcactgactggaacgagaaatagcccaatgggcccaccgacggggatcgatcccaaaccaaccgcgcatcaagcgagcgctttaccactggctacgtcccgaccctaaAGAAAGAACGAATGCAGGTGACAAGAAAGAAACCCAGAGAGGAATAAACCAAATGGCTTGGCTGAGTTaagaaatacaaacatatagaAAGTAAACAGTTTCACGATTCCTTTTCCCAGgcctaaaaataatataaaatatcagcTATTATAAAATCCATGATCGTAGTGTTGAGGATGATGACAgcgttggtgatgatgatgttggtgatgatgacagcgttggtgatgatgacagcgttggtgatgatgatgttggtgatgatgacagcgttggtgatgatgatgttggtgatgatgacaGCGTTGGTGATGATgctgttggtgatgatgatgttggtgatgataatgttggtgatgatgatgttggtgatgcTAATTCTCGCTCACGGGTTCTTTACCCCACAGTCACAAACTCTGTTTGATATTAGTTACTGTGCCAATATACATAAGACACAGTGtcacccctaccccccccctcccccacccccacccctcccacgtatccatttaaaaaatatagtttaagACGTGTTGCCTTTCTTAGTTTAAGACGTGTTGTTACCTGTTCTGACACCATCTCCAGCGATTACTTCCCCCGTGACGCCACCCTCCGTGTCTCCAACCTCCGTGATATCGTCCACAGGACGAGTACCAAAGAAAGCTTCATGTTCCGTGACTGTCGACTATAGTGACAAAAAGGACAAAAGGGTGTCTTCATTTATAGACTGATATTGAAGTGACAGACGTACGTCAGCGAAACATACATTACCTAACCTGAACGCATGTTGGTATTTGTCGCATGTCAATGAACACGAAATCGATGGAGTTGGCAATACAGTAATACGTGGGTTTGTGCGCATGTTTTTCTCGAGTTTGGTGCCCGTTCAAACTTTGAACAGACACATCCACGTACACTCCCAGATTATTAATGTGTCAcgtaaatgtaatattattttaattagttgATGAATTtaacatgaaaaaaaatgtatgtgatAGGCGTATTtaccaatttatttattttgtttaacgacaccactagagcacattgatatattaatcatcggctattggatgtcaaacatttagtaattctgactcgttgtcaacagaggaaacccgctaccttttcgtaatgcaacaaaggatcttttatatgtacttttatatgtacttttatatgtacttttatatatacttgtatatgtacttgtatatgtacttttatatgtacttttatatgtacttttatttatcaAGAACCTATTCGGGAaaataatatagaaaatatattaccatatatatCATACAAATGATTATGGCATACAGAAAACAACGTCCACCGTTTCTTTCAGTGTGAAAATTACGAGAAAAGAAATTCTGTTTTAAACGCCCCACCctccgaaaaaaaaaaaaaaaaaaaaaaaaaaaaaatccactaaaaAGCCTACTAAAAACAACACACCACTCAATACAACTTTAAATCAAATTAATGCACTATTTCAAATTTCAATATGGCGGCTATTTTTCAAGATGACCGTAATACAATTCAGCCGATGCCCAGTAttgatgtatatattaattaacagaACTGTCCGATTTTGCTCCTGTCagtgtttttttgggttttttaatacatgtttaacTTGAAGACCGAAAACAGTGAATGTTCTGGGTTTttctagattaaaaataaaatggcgtCAATGGCACAAGAAAGTTCACATCTTTCCAGTTTTCATATACAAGTTTGTTAAAATACAACGTAGGACACAATGGGATCGTTGCACGGGTAAATAACATTGTTTTAGATTTATTTGAGTTAAATTTCACAAACCATTGCTTAGCCCATTTAATACCGCTATTTCTAAATAGCTGGATAGTCTCAACTTCAATTTAGAGTGAGGTATCTTCTGCAATTAGACGTAAATgtgattttgtatttatttatttttacaatgtgATTAATATAGAttggatattaaaaaacaaaacccaagaACATCTTCACGTATATGGCACATCTCGGATACACATCCTTGATATGTTTGTGTCAACTCGAAAACCAAGTTAGTAGTTTGCTCGTAAAATCGATATAAATTGGTGCAGGTCAGTGGTGTTGATTTTGTTGATTTGTCGCCTTTCGAGTTCAGAGCATGTGCTATCCGACTACAAATCGCTTATTCACCTAATATATTGATCGATATCCTGAAGAGTAGAAACAAGAAATTGCGTCTTAAGACACATTTATGGCACGTTATTGGAAAATGAGTAAATAGCCACAAAAGTTAAACTGTGTTTCCAACACAACACGATAAAGTCATGTACAAACGTTGAGCTTAGTGTATGGAGCCATTGCGAAAAAAATCGTACTCTAACCTATGTGTTGGAAATCCCattagacagagagaaagaaggacAGTCACGAAGCCTACAGTTCCCCCGGTTCGATCAGTGGAATTCTAATAACAGTGGggtgttatttgtatttaacaaGTAAACGTTCAAGATTACAAAATGAAGGTTACCAGAATAAACTCTGCTTATGCCCGAAATACTAAACAGATATATTAATCAACAATAGCAAACTAAGATGTTGTTTGACGTCACGTGGAATGATAATCATTCTAGCCACGTAGTGTATAAGTGTGCATTCATTACTTATGATTTATGTATAAATTTTAGACCAATCCGACCTTTCGTTTCAGAGATATAGGTCATCAAATCTTGAGTTTTCGTTTGAATGTGGCAACTAAGAGGATTTCTTTGCATACACATTTTGAGTGTCCGTACTGTTTATTTGGATATGCAATGGACATGACGTCCCAGTTCGTTGAACACGGTTTGGacatattatgtttgttttttaaggaGTTAAGAACACTCGTCACACTCCGACGAAAACTTGGAAACAAGGATAATAAACACCCCAAAGCAACATCAGGCGCGTATGCGGAGGGTGGTTTCGGGGGTCGAACTCCCCACTCCCTGTTCAAAGAGAATTATATTGGTTTTTAGTATCTTAAGAAACCTAATTATATAaccaaatattttcaaatatggTTTCATccaagactatacatgtatggtgTGATTAACTTTGCTAGTATTGAGATAAATAGTCCATCTTGTGATGTTACATGTtgtattttgggggttttgggttggATTATGTTATGCATTCTACTTAGTTCAAAtcaagatttttgttttttatttaaatcaaagTATGgctttcacacatcacgagttgacataaaaatcgtattcggaaaaacaccatgaaatggtctatttattatatacatatttcctcatttttgacaatatctttcgcttgttgtgaatatctttcgcttatcctatcgaaaacacgtaacgtcataatatatttcttcctgtggaactttgccagaaaatttactttaccatagacttttaaaaagaaatttgattaaaatttatctttattaacatttatttaacaatactgcgtgcaaacatacctgacaaagcgatcctctaaaaactcccacaaaaacaaaacgagtcgaatgccgttaaattcttacacttacactcgatgacactacattgtgtcatcattatttagcttcgtattcaattcgttttagatattttatcgttattgcacttcgtatcccttttttataggtacagttgtttaaattacat
Above is a genomic segment from Gigantopelta aegis isolate Gae_Host chromosome 7, Gae_host_genome, whole genome shotgun sequence containing:
- the LOC121377810 gene encoding kelch-like protein 5; this translates as MEDAQAQLLVNIQNDIASGTFNDIQIICKDGKTTGSRIVLAGMSSYFRAMLTSDMTESQTGVLNLPTVSLSVLQDVIKMYLCGINLVNENNCVEVLDVAEMMQLQYIKKLCNIYLREGLVLTVENCLNWWRIFKLYHFLNLSNRAFCYLAETFVDFVQTENVVQLSKEEFLQIISRDDLKCKENIILKGAMKWIVHNNPDHDDVKTIFEKIRLDIVDSQFLINEVIFSDIVCKNKSVQEMIQKSLNLLNQRTAYSRFSSQRHDVFVLHQNNKSLLSCFTSDGKWEDVPPAPVDPGDFYSAASADGKIYITGGSIKKKCTLLYDTITRMWAVGPDLTHERYYHCMATANSKVYSIGGRYYNTIEVMNECERDWQVVGDLGFRRDHTFPVTIGQNILVMGGRAGSTGTDVIQCFNTTTQAVSQLNTKLPCSSKSLRGFVHLPDIYLLDYDGHVVHLQVTNTDAEIQIEIKSTAEWKSLSYCFGVTHRDGSLLCFTKDGISNFNLAEGKQEQNTFPKPLKAGVVYNAFTM